Proteins encoded together in one Plutella xylostella chromosome 17, ilPluXylo3.1, whole genome shotgun sequence window:
- the LOC125489798 gene encoding uncharacterized protein LOC125489798: MAIKCNGCENDIITQDFMKCFKCKKFYDLPCLNVTSTVFANFSSEYKEKWLCPGCSRPKGDNSLTPVRSTAPEASNNTTQPTSNVNMLRGSRLTASKSEKDNLDIKSLANEIRLMRKEIQDLTQKQKTEIPLLRKEVADLSTQLNAVSTTITERLGEFAKRISDQEREILHLKASLQQSQAIISAQDQYLLKNEIEIAGVPETENENIEHIAMVISKRIGVDLKNEDLDDVFRAGPRRITSENPAHPEKLPRTIVVKLVRQTKRRELIKAAKSRRNLTSEGVVNAPPHKLFINERLTKGNRILFREARLRARQNGFRYCWVKDGSILIRKVDKSSAITIRNLEDLDKYLPIPKASQSETS; encoded by the coding sequence ATGGCAATCAAATGTAACGGATGCGAGAATGATATAATTACACAAGATTTTATGAAATGTTTCAAGTGCAAAAAATTCTATGACCTGCCATGTCTGAATGTAACCTCGACTGTTTTCGCAAACTTCTCCTCCGAGTATAAAGAAAAGTGGTTGTGTCCTGGCTGTTCCAGACCTAAAGGTGATAACAGCTTAACCCCAGTCCGATCCACAGCCCCGGAAGCAAGTAACAACACCACACAACCGACTAGTAACGTCAACATGCTCCGCGGTAGTAGGCTAACTGCCAGTAAGTCTGAGAAAGATAATCTGGACATAAAGTCGCTCGCAAATGAAATTCGTCTAATGCGAAAAGAGATCCAAGATCTTACTCAAAAACAGAAAACTGAAATTCCGCTTTTAAGGAAAGAGGTAGCTGATTTGTCTACTCAGTTAAACGCAGTCTCTACAACAATTACAGAAAGACTAGGCGAGTTTGCTAAGCGGATTTCTGATCAGGAGCGGGAAATACTTCATCTGAAAGCCTCTCTGCAGCAATCTCAAGCAATAATATCTGCTCAAGACCAGTACCTCctaaaaaatgaaattgaaatCGCCGGCGTCCCAGAAACCGAAAATGAGAATATTGAGCACATAGCTATGGTAATTTCAAAGAGGATTGGCGTTGATTTGAAGAACGAGGACTTAGACGACGTCTTTCGAGCTGGCCCTCGCCGTATCACATCTGAAAACCCAGCTCATCCAGAAAAGTTGCCACGGACTATAGTGGTCAAGCTGGTTCGCCAGACAAAGCGCCGCGAGCTGATTAAAGCTGCCAAGTCTCGGCGGAATTTAACGTCAGAAGGAGTTGTCAATGCCCCCCCACACAAACTCTTCATAAACGAGAGGCTTACAAAGGGCAACCGGATATTATTTCGTGAAGCAAGACTACGAGCTCGTCAGAATGGATTTAGATACTGCTGGGTTAAAGACGGATCAATCCTCATTCGAAAGGTCGACAAGTCGTCAGCAATCACGATCCGCAATCTGGAGGACCTGGACAAGTACCTGCCGATCCCCAAGGCCTCGCAGAGCGAAACTTCTTGA